From the genome of Saccopteryx bilineata isolate mSacBil1 chromosome 6, mSacBil1_pri_phased_curated, whole genome shotgun sequence, one region includes:
- the SELENOW gene encoding selenoprotein W → MALAVRVVYCGAUGYKPKYLELKKKLEDEFPGRLDICGEGTPQVTGFFEVMVAGKLVHSKQRGDGYVDTESKFLKLVAAIKAALAQG, encoded by the coding sequence ATGGCCCTCGCGGTCCGAGTCGTGTATTGTGGTGCTTGAGGCTACAAGCCCAAGTATCTTGAGCTCAAGAAGAAGTTGGAAGATGAGTTCCCTGGACGCTTGGACATCTGCGGCGAGGGGACTCCCCAGGTTACAGGGTTCTTTGAAGTAATGGTAGCGGGAAAGCTGGTTCATTCCAAGCAGAGAGGTGATGGCTATGTGGACACCGAGAGCAAGTTTCTGAAGCTGGTAGCCGCCATCAAAGCTGCCTTGGCTCAGGGTTAA